One segment of Myxococcus xanthus DNA contains the following:
- a CDS encoding D-alanine--D-alanine ligase family protein has protein sequence MHIILLHNRDHDLLEDDPGREAREDVVRVVSSMADALNRGDTLAEPLAIEGDRLDFMDTLRRCQPDLVVNLCESLAADSRGEMAIPCLLDVLGLAYTGSSALSLGLALHKPKAKEVLTARGVSTPPFHVVERLEDALAVDLPWPLIVKPAREDASMGVTSESVVHERAALVRACDAVLREFHQPALVEQFIPGREIYVPLLGNRPRQALPLTEIVFGRTFEDRPNIVSYNAKWEAASAEYRDTTSGLCRLDANLESRCVQVALEAFAALDCQDYGRVDLRVSPEGVPYVIDINPNCDLHPSAGFAKAALAAGMDYPALASRLVEVALERAHGHPSHRRKGSGANRRPDSKDRNLLAAGG, from the coding sequence ATGCACATCATCCTGCTGCACAACCGCGACCACGACCTCCTTGAGGACGACCCTGGGCGGGAGGCCCGGGAGGATGTGGTCCGTGTCGTCTCCTCCATGGCGGACGCCCTCAACCGGGGCGACACCCTGGCCGAACCGCTCGCCATCGAAGGTGACCGGCTCGACTTCATGGACACCCTGCGCCGGTGCCAGCCGGACCTGGTCGTCAACCTCTGCGAGTCGTTGGCGGCCGACAGCCGGGGCGAGATGGCCATCCCCTGCCTGCTGGATGTGCTGGGGCTGGCCTACACGGGCTCGAGCGCGCTGTCCCTGGGGCTGGCGCTGCACAAGCCCAAGGCGAAGGAAGTCCTCACCGCGCGCGGCGTGTCCACGCCGCCCTTCCACGTGGTGGAGCGCCTGGAGGATGCATTGGCGGTGGACCTGCCCTGGCCGCTCATCGTCAAGCCCGCGCGGGAAGACGCCAGCATGGGCGTGACGTCGGAGTCCGTGGTGCACGAGCGCGCCGCGCTGGTCCGCGCCTGTGACGCGGTGCTCCGTGAGTTTCATCAGCCGGCCCTGGTGGAGCAGTTCATCCCCGGGCGGGAAATCTATGTGCCGCTGCTCGGCAACCGGCCGCGCCAGGCGCTGCCCCTGACGGAAATCGTCTTCGGTCGTACGTTCGAGGACAGACCCAACATCGTCTCCTACAACGCCAAGTGGGAGGCGGCGTCGGCGGAGTACCGGGACACCACCAGCGGATTGTGCCGACTGGACGCGAACCTGGAGTCCCGTTGCGTGCAGGTCGCGCTGGAAGCCTTTGCAGCACTGGACTGTCAGGACTATGGACGGGTCGACCTCCGGGTATCCCCGGAGGGCGTGCCCTACGTCATCGACATCAACCCCAACTGCGACCTTCATCCGAGCGCGGGGTTCGCCAAGGCCGCCCTGGCCGCCGGAATGGACTATCCGGCCCTGGCGTCCCGGCTCGTGGAGGTCGCGCTCGAGAGAGCACATGGACATCCGTCCCATCGAAGAAAAGGATCGGGCGCCAATCGCCGCCCTGATTCGAAAGATCGAAACCTTCTCGCCGCAGGAGGTTGA
- a CDS encoding GNAT family N-acetyltransferase, which yields MDIRPIEEKDRAPIAALIRKIETFSPQEVEVAIELANTTLTPGNTDYAIIVADRDGELVGYICYGPTPMTEDTYDLYWIASAPEVRGQGVGAALVSAMEGDLRRRNGRLIRVETSATEAYGPTRGFYASMKYGEEARIRDFYKVGDDLIILTKRL from the coding sequence ATGGACATCCGTCCCATCGAAGAAAAGGATCGGGCGCCAATCGCCGCCCTGATTCGAAAGATCGAAACCTTCTCGCCGCAGGAGGTTGAGGTCGCCATCGAGCTGGCGAACACCACGCTCACGCCGGGCAACACGGACTACGCCATCATCGTCGCGGACCGCGACGGCGAGCTCGTGGGCTACATCTGCTACGGCCCCACGCCGATGACGGAGGACACCTACGACCTGTACTGGATTGCGTCCGCACCGGAAGTTCGCGGTCAGGGCGTAGGCGCGGCGCTGGTGTCCGCCATGGAGGGCGACCTGCGCCGCCGCAACGGGCGCCTCATCCGCGTGGAGACGAGCGCCACCGAGGCCTACGGCCCCACGCGCGGCTTCTACGCCTCCATGAAGTACGGCGAGGAGGCCCGCATCCGGGACTTCTACAAGGTGGGGGACGACCTCATCATCCTCACCAAGCGGCTGTAA